The following proteins come from a genomic window of Lachnoclostridium phytofermentans ISDg:
- a CDS encoding ABC transporter ATP-binding protein: protein MEKGKEPVYAIECKGITKTFGSVVANDHINLNVKQGEILALLGENGSGKTTLMNMLSGIYYPDEGSIYVSGEEAMINSPTDAVSLGIGMIHQHFKLVEVFTAAQNIVLGTKEKLESPKAMKEKINTICNRFGLEVDSDKKVYDMSVSEKQTVEILKVLYRGARILILDEPTAVLTPQETEKLFKILRKMKEQGNSVIIITHKLNEVLEISDRVTILRKGQSIETVVTAECDVNSLTELMVGRAVNLEIDRPEVAKKEAILKCVDLTIDSSDGTRGIEDVSFEIRTGEILGIAGVAGSGQKELCEGIAGLLKVKKGAILYNKENIVGKTPLDIISLGISMSFVPEDRLGMGLVASMGMTDNILLKSYKKGKGPFVRRKPAKKLASELVKKLSIVTPGIETPVRLMSGGNVQKVLLGREIESCPNVLITAYPVRGLDINSSYMIYNLLNEQKKKNVAVIYVGEDLDVLLELCDNIMVLCHGKITGIVNAKKTTKEELGILMTGGSTKEVAKGE from the coding sequence ATGGAGAAGGGGAAAGAACCTGTTTATGCAATTGAATGCAAAGGGATAACCAAAACCTTCGGTAGTGTTGTGGCAAATGACCACATCAACTTAAATGTAAAACAAGGTGAAATCTTAGCGCTCTTAGGAGAGAATGGTTCCGGTAAAACAACATTAATGAATATGCTTTCTGGTATATATTATCCAGACGAAGGTTCTATCTATGTTAGCGGAGAAGAAGCGATGATTAATTCTCCAACGGATGCAGTTAGTTTAGGGATTGGTATGATACACCAGCATTTTAAATTAGTAGAAGTATTTACTGCCGCTCAGAATATTGTGTTAGGGACGAAAGAAAAATTAGAATCTCCAAAAGCAATGAAGGAAAAGATTAATACAATTTGTAATAGGTTTGGCTTAGAAGTGGATTCCGATAAGAAAGTCTATGATATGTCAGTCAGTGAAAAGCAGACAGTAGAAATCTTAAAGGTTTTATATAGAGGTGCTCGTATCCTTATCTTAGACGAGCCAACAGCTGTACTTACTCCACAGGAAACGGAGAAACTTTTCAAAATTCTTCGTAAGATGAAAGAACAAGGAAATTCTGTTATTATCATTACGCACAAACTAAATGAAGTTCTTGAGATTAGTGACCGTGTTACCATCTTAAGAAAAGGACAAAGTATTGAAACAGTTGTAACAGCAGAATGTGATGTAAATTCGCTTACGGAACTTATGGTTGGTAGAGCAGTTAATCTTGAAATTGACCGACCGGAAGTGGCGAAGAAGGAAGCGATATTAAAATGTGTAGACTTAACGATTGATTCCTCCGATGGTACAAGAGGTATCGAAGATGTAAGTTTTGAAATTCGTACTGGTGAAATTCTAGGAATTGCTGGTGTTGCTGGCAGTGGACAGAAAGAACTTTGCGAAGGAATTGCTGGTTTATTGAAAGTAAAAAAAGGTGCAATTTTATATAATAAAGAAAATATTGTAGGGAAAACTCCTCTGGATATCATTAGCCTTGGAATTAGTATGAGCTTCGTACCAGAAGATCGACTTGGTATGGGCTTAGTAGCCTCCATGGGTATGACAGATAACATACTACTTAAGAGTTATAAAAAGGGAAAAGGTCCATTTGTCAGAAGAAAACCTGCGAAAAAGTTAGCTAGTGAGCTTGTGAAGAAGTTATCCATAGTAACACCTGGAATTGAAACGCCGGTTCGCCTGATGTCTGGTGGTAATGTTCAGAAAGTTTTATTAGGACGTGAAATAGAATCTTGTCCAAATGTACTAATCACGGCTTATCCAGTACGTGGACTAGATATTAATTCTTCTTACATGATTTATAATCTATTAAATGAACAAAAGAAAAAGAATGTAGCAGTCATTTATGTTGGAGAGGATTTGGATGTTCTCTTGGAACTATGCGATAATATTATGGTTCTTTGCCATGGAAAGATTACCGGAATCGTAAATGCGAAAAAGACTACCAAAGAAGAGCTTGGTATCTTAATGACTGGTGGAAGTACGAAGGAGGTGGCTAAGGGTGAGTAA
- a CDS encoding ABC transporter permease, which produces MSKSIGKSGKSEPLIRTIKRAELPKNRALALRLAALFLALIAGAIFILSIGNNPFAVYTTMVKGAFRSKLAFQGTVKIMIPLLITSLGITLAFRMKFWNIGAEGQIIMGAVFASYFAIFHGDMPHWLLITVMIIAGMIGGGLTGLLPAYFKAKYNTNETLFTLMLNYIALNFVVFLREGPWADPTSPGYKKFAIFPAEARLDKVFGIHAGWIIAIIVLIVVFIYTKFTKQCYEVDVVGESQATASYAGMNVKRIILRTMFLSGAICGLVGMIEVSGNAGTMTEGVSRGVGFTAIIVAWLANLKPLSIFVIATLFSIMEKGSSVVESTFGVSEACADVLQGIILFFVIGCEFFIRYKFAVRKKGGKA; this is translated from the coding sequence GTGAGTAAAAGTATTGGAAAATCAGGAAAAAGCGAACCACTTATTCGAACAATAAAACGAGCAGAGTTACCTAAAAATCGTGCGTTAGCCCTAAGGCTTGCAGCTCTTTTCTTAGCATTAATTGCCGGAGCAATCTTTATTTTAAGTATCGGAAATAATCCATTTGCAGTATATACAACCATGGTAAAAGGAGCATTTCGTTCGAAGTTAGCATTTCAAGGTACGGTAAAGATAATGATTCCATTATTGATTACCTCTCTTGGTATTACCTTGGCATTTCGTATGAAATTCTGGAATATTGGTGCTGAAGGTCAGATCATTATGGGTGCCGTATTCGCATCTTATTTTGCTATTTTTCATGGAGACATGCCACATTGGCTATTAATCACAGTCATGATAATTGCTGGTATGATTGGTGGCGGTTTAACAGGACTATTACCAGCATATTTTAAGGCAAAATATAATACAAATGAGACATTATTTACGTTAATGCTAAATTATATCGCACTTAATTTTGTTGTATTTTTAAGAGAAGGACCATGGGCAGATCCTACTTCTCCAGGTTACAAAAAATTTGCTATATTCCCTGCAGAAGCTCGATTAGATAAAGTGTTCGGTATTCATGCAGGCTGGATTATTGCCATTATTGTACTTATTGTTGTATTCATCTATACGAAGTTTACAAAACAATGCTATGAGGTTGACGTAGTCGGAGAAAGTCAAGCCACTGCAAGTTATGCGGGTATGAATGTAAAACGCATTATTCTTCGTACTATGTTTTTAAGTGGTGCAATCTGTGGTTTGGTTGGTATGATTGAAGTTAGTGGTAATGCTGGTACTATGACAGAGGGTGTCTCAAGAGGTGTTGGTTTTACTGCAATTATTGTTGCTTGGTTAGCTAACTTAAAACCATTATCTATTTTTGTCATTGCTACTTTATTCAGTATCATGGAAAAGGGAAGTAGCGTTGTAGAATCTACTTTTGGCGTTTCAGAAGCCTGTGCAGATGTTCTCCAAGGAATTATTCTTTTCTTTGTTATTGGTTGTGAGTTCTTTATTCGCTATAAATTTGCAGTAAGAAAAAAAGGAGGTAAGGCATAA
- a CDS encoding ABC transporter permease: MDFGMIIIFIAASITSGTPILFGTLGEIVTEKVGHLNLGVEGMMAIGAFAGFMAGYTTDSFVIAILAAFLAGALAALIYGILTITFMANQNVTGLTLTIFGVGLANFCGHFARKSLGVESLKLPENITAQMRAIQIPVLSDIPVIGPLLFSYNPFVYLGIIIAILLAFYFNRTKRGLNVRAIGENPAAADAAGIKVTKWKYINVCLGGGICGIGGAFTIMIINKGVWISDCVNGLGWISVALVIFASWNPKKAIFGAFIFGALRQLKYYVPSSVGIPGAIYDMIPYIITTIVLIMASVKNSKKNAQPASCGVNYFREER, encoded by the coding sequence ATGGATTTTGGTATGATCATTATTTTTATTGCAGCCTCCATAACCTCTGGTACTCCAATCCTTTTTGGTACCTTGGGTGAAATCGTTACTGAGAAGGTTGGTCACTTAAATTTAGGTGTAGAAGGTATGATGGCAATCGGAGCTTTTGCTGGTTTTATGGCGGGATATACTACAGATAGCTTTGTGATTGCGATTCTTGCAGCATTTTTGGCCGGAGCGTTAGCTGCACTAATCTATGGTATCTTAACGATTACGTTTATGGCAAACCAGAATGTTACAGGTTTAACCTTAACCATTTTTGGTGTAGGACTTGCAAATTTTTGCGGTCACTTTGCTAGAAAAAGCTTAGGTGTAGAATCCTTAAAACTTCCAGAAAATATCACTGCACAGATGAGGGCAATTCAAATTCCTGTTCTTAGTGATATTCCTGTAATCGGACCTTTGCTATTTTCTTATAATCCATTTGTTTACCTTGGAATTATTATAGCGATTCTTCTTGCATTCTATTTTAATCGTACAAAACGCGGGCTTAACGTTAGAGCAATTGGTGAAAACCCTGCTGCTGCAGACGCTGCTGGTATAAAGGTTACTAAGTGGAAGTACATTAATGTATGTCTTGGCGGTGGTATCTGTGGAATCGGTGGTGCATTTACCATTATGATTATCAATAAAGGTGTTTGGATCAGTGACTGTGTAAACGGTCTTGGATGGATTTCTGTAGCACTTGTTATCTTTGCTTCCTGGAATCCTAAAAAAGCAATCTTTGGTGCTTTTATCTTTGGTGCTCTTCGCCAATTAAAGTATTATGTACCTAGTTCTGTTGGAATTCCAGGTGCAATCTACGATATGATTCCATATATTATTACGACTATTGTTTTAATTATGGCGTCAGTAAAGAATTCAAAGAAGAATGCTCAACCAGCTTCTTGTGGAGTGAATTATTTCCGTGAGGAGCGTTAG
- a CDS encoding AraC family transcriptional regulator gives MSSMRVFYSGWEECEAGHFFGPAIRHHYLMHIILKGRGFYQASGHTYTLGKGQAFLIYPEEITYYQADKKEPWIYAWVSFDGPDVEKLLDQTCFRMNRYVSPAIIRDRDVKKIQDLLSAFHQHDSNPIDLEGCFYRVLALFYGETEKGTQQYERRYYEKAVEYIEQNYGYPLKIGDLAGYVGIDRTYLYKIFMEFAKCAPKQYLQQFRLKEAMGMLSEGKFSVTEAAYSCGFHDAAAFCHVMKKKTGMTPLEFQASQTMYK, from the coding sequence ATGAGCTCTATGAGAGTTTTTTATAGTGGATGGGAGGAATGCGAAGCTGGCCACTTCTTCGGGCCAGCGATACGCCATCATTATCTGATGCATATAATTCTAAAAGGAAGGGGGTTCTATCAAGCGTCAGGGCATACATATACTCTTGGAAAAGGACAGGCGTTTCTAATCTACCCTGAAGAAATCACTTATTATCAGGCTGACAAGAAGGAACCATGGATATATGCTTGGGTATCTTTTGACGGACCAGACGTGGAAAAACTCCTGGATCAGACTTGCTTTCGAATGAACCGATATGTTTCCCCAGCAATCATTAGAGATAGAGACGTAAAAAAAATCCAGGATCTTCTTTCAGCCTTTCATCAGCACGACAGTAATCCCATAGATCTGGAAGGATGTTTTTATAGAGTTTTGGCTTTATTTTATGGTGAGACAGAAAAAGGGACGCAACAATATGAACGGAGATATTATGAGAAAGCAGTAGAATATATAGAGCAAAATTATGGATACCCGTTAAAAATCGGTGATCTGGCTGGTTACGTCGGCATAGATAGAACTTATTTATATAAGATTTTTATGGAATTCGCCAAATGCGCTCCCAAGCAGTATCTCCAGCAATTCCGATTGAAGGAGGCCATGGGCATGCTATCAGAGGGCAAGTTTTCTGTCACTGAGGCAGCATACTCCTGTGGCTTTCACGATGCGGCAGCGTTCTGTCATGTTATGAAGAAAAAAACCGGCATGACACCTTTGGAATTCCAGGCTTCTCAGACTATGTATAAATAG
- the melA gene encoding alpha-glucosidase/alpha-galactosidase gives MIKITFMGAGSTIFARNVLGDCMCTEALCESEIALYDIDAERLSDSKIILDAINKNVNEGKAVIKTYLGVENRKAALKGASFVVNAIQVGGYDPSTIIDFEIPKKFGLRQTIADTLGIGGIMRGLRTIPVIQEFAADMEEMCPDALFLNYTNPMAILTGYMQRYTNIRTVGLCHSVQVCSEHLLKDLGMDDKLEGRKELIAGINHMGWLLKIQDRYGNDLYPEIKKRAVVKNSTSPHKDMVRYEYINQFGYYCTESSEHNAEYNPLFIKNRYPEMIDGYGIPLDEYPRRCIKQIAEWEAEKVGILQNGQITHTRSAEYASYIMEAIVTNKPYVIGGNVLNNGLIDNLPSDACVEVPCLVDGNGITPCHVGRLPVQLAAMNMTNINVQLLTIEAAVTKDRSHIYQAAMLDPHTAAELNISDIRCMCDELIAAHGDYMAEFQ, from the coding sequence ATGATTAAAATTACGTTTATGGGTGCGGGAAGTACCATATTTGCAAGGAATGTATTAGGAGATTGTATGTGCACCGAAGCGCTTTGTGAAAGCGAGATAGCCTTATATGACATTGATGCTGAACGGCTTTCAGATTCTAAAATAATATTGGACGCAATCAACAAAAATGTAAACGAGGGAAAGGCTGTTATAAAAACTTATTTAGGAGTGGAAAATAGAAAGGCTGCTTTAAAGGGTGCAAGCTTTGTGGTCAATGCCATCCAGGTAGGCGGTTACGATCCTAGTACTATTATAGATTTTGAGATACCGAAGAAATTCGGTCTACGCCAGACCATTGCTGACACACTAGGCATCGGCGGCATTATGAGAGGACTACGCACAATTCCAGTCATTCAGGAATTTGCTGCAGATATGGAGGAGATGTGCCCAGACGCCCTATTCCTCAATTATACGAATCCCATGGCCATTCTGACTGGCTATATGCAGCGTTATACCAATATCCGTACGGTGGGCCTCTGCCACAGTGTCCAGGTGTGTTCAGAGCATCTCTTAAAGGACCTTGGCATGGATGATAAGCTGGAGGGCCGTAAGGAGCTGATTGCTGGAATTAACCATATGGGATGGTTGTTAAAGATACAGGATAGATATGGTAATGACCTGTATCCTGAAATTAAAAAAAGAGCTGTTGTCAAGAACTCTACTTCCCCACATAAAGATATGGTTAGGTATGAATACATCAACCAGTTTGGATATTACTGCACCGAATCAAGCGAACACAATGCGGAGTATAATCCGCTTTTTATCAAAAACAGATATCCTGAGATGATTGACGGGTATGGCATTCCCCTGGATGAATATCCTCGTCGCTGCATCAAGCAGATTGCAGAATGGGAGGCTGAAAAGGTCGGAATCCTGCAAAATGGTCAGATTACCCATACACGATCTGCTGAATATGCCTCCTATATCATGGAAGCAATTGTCACCAACAAACCTTATGTCATCGGAGGCAATGTGTTAAACAACGGTTTAATTGACAATCTTCCCTCAGATGCCTGCGTGGAGGTTCCTTGTCTTGTGGATGGTAATGGAATCACGCCATGCCATGTGGGTCGCCTACCTGTTCAACTGGCTGCTATGAACATGACCAATATTAATGTCCAGCTTTTGACTATAGAAGCAGCAGTAACCAAAGATCGTAGCCATATTTATCAAGCTGCCATGCTAGATCCTCACACAGCTGCAGAATTGAATATCTCTGATATCCGCTGTATGTGTGATGAGCTAATTGCAGCTCATGGGGATTACATGGCGGAATTCCAATAA
- a CDS encoding glycoside hydrolase family protein, with protein sequence MHPGWLLESEIVRAVSERPEGPYTYEETIFPARGPQYWDGRMTHNPHIMKYGNTWVLYYTGSTHPFADVAASEQIDLDNPKVITARANKRIGVAVADRITGPWKRFPEPILPTRPDSFDNLLTSNPAPCFEEDGSVLMMYKYRHYNNPPYLGQLHSSMSLNVAWADSYMAPYVRKEGSSLFPDDVELEDPFIWKQEGEYRMIAKDMLGNICGEKYGGVYARSIDGKDWTLQYGEAAFSRRVLWDDGQERWMGNMERPFILFENEKPAFIFFATSDGTNGFWDASKTWNMVIPLKNDTMN encoded by the coding sequence ATGCATCCAGGCTGGCTACTGGAATCGGAGATTGTTCGGGCAGTATCGGAGCGTCCCGAAGGTCCTTATACCTATGAAGAGACGATTTTCCCAGCCAGAGGCCCCCAGTACTGGGATGGAAGAATGACTCACAATCCACACATTATGAAATATGGGAATACCTGGGTGCTCTATTATACAGGAAGTACACATCCATTCGCAGATGTTGCAGCAAGCGAGCAGATAGACCTAGATAATCCCAAAGTCATTACTGCACGAGCCAACAAGAGAATAGGAGTGGCTGTGGCGGACCGGATCACCGGCCCATGGAAACGGTTTCCGGAACCGATTCTTCCAACCCGTCCAGATTCCTTCGATAATTTGTTAACATCTAACCCAGCACCTTGTTTTGAAGAAGATGGAAGTGTATTGATGATGTATAAGTATAGGCATTATAATAATCCACCCTACTTAGGCCAGCTTCATAGTTCAATGTCTTTAAACGTCGCATGGGCAGATTCCTATATGGCACCTTATGTGAGGAAAGAAGGCAGCTCGCTGTTCCCAGATGATGTGGAACTGGAAGACCCTTTTATCTGGAAGCAGGAAGGAGAATACCGAATGATCGCAAAAGACATGTTGGGAAATATCTGCGGAGAAAAGTATGGAGGCGTATATGCTAGATCTATAGATGGAAAAGATTGGACTCTTCAATATGGTGAAGCTGCATTTTCCCGCAGGGTGCTTTGGGATGACGGGCAAGAAAGATGGATGGGAAATATGGAACGTCCTTTTATTTTGTTTGAAAATGAAAAACCGGCTTTCATTTTCTTTGCCACATCCGACGGAACCAATGGTTTTTGGGATGCTTCCAAGACATGGAATATGGTAATTCCCTTAAAGAATGATACAATGAACTAA
- a CDS encoding response regulator — MFSILLVDDEPLALKGNRIIIERSGLDINRLYEAKDGVEAWTLLQKQPVDLVITDIKMPGMDGVTLCQKIFETGMVAKTIIVSGYSEFQYAKEAIRYSVKDYILKPVHSEELIQSISSVLYRNQPQLEELDLEKHDSIPHRELENILVLLQQGLWMGQEKDVEKGMKLYRAAMEQVKDKRCLPVSENFCCLLAEKLSLKTGCLIDVEPNFSMSAEREEILNETATFITQLRSDLLHKRSHTDYTDVLMGMAKKYLEEHYNQDIMLTDLAARTGFSTNYFSQIFKEKMGKTFAQFRTEIRIHKAMELLNWSGKNITDIAMEVGYNDSTYFIRVFKEITGQTPSEYKKKRSDGKKKR; from the coding sequence GTGTTTTCAATTTTACTTGTAGATGATGAGCCGCTTGCATTAAAGGGCAATCGGATCATCATCGAACGATCTGGATTGGATATCAATCGGCTGTACGAGGCAAAAGATGGGGTGGAAGCATGGACACTGCTACAAAAGCAACCGGTGGATTTAGTCATTACCGATATTAAAATGCCTGGTATGGATGGAGTGACGTTATGCCAGAAGATTTTTGAGACTGGGATGGTGGCAAAGACCATTATTGTATCGGGATATTCGGAGTTTCAGTATGCCAAAGAGGCCATTCGGTATTCAGTGAAGGATTATATTTTAAAGCCTGTCCACAGTGAAGAACTGATCCAGTCAATTTCTAGTGTGTTGTATCGAAATCAGCCGCAGCTGGAGGAACTAGACTTAGAGAAGCATGATTCTATTCCACACAGGGAGCTTGAAAATATTCTGGTGCTGCTGCAGCAGGGGCTATGGATGGGGCAGGAGAAGGATGTGGAAAAAGGGATGAAGCTTTACCGGGCAGCGATGGAGCAGGTGAAAGATAAACGCTGTCTACCGGTATCGGAGAATTTTTGTTGTTTGCTGGCGGAAAAATTGTCATTAAAGACAGGATGTCTTATTGATGTGGAACCTAACTTTAGTATGTCTGCAGAAAGAGAAGAAATTTTAAATGAAACAGCCACCTTCATTACTCAGCTCAGAAGTGACCTTTTGCATAAAAGATCCCATACGGATTATACGGACGTACTGATGGGCATGGCGAAAAAATATCTAGAGGAGCATTATAATCAGGATATCATGCTCACAGACCTAGCTGCTAGAACAGGCTTTAGTACCAATTATTTTAGCCAGATCTTTAAAGAAAAGATGGGGAAGACTTTTGCACAGTTCCGCACGGAGATTCGCATCCACAAGGCCATGGAGCTTTTAAATTGGAGTGGAAAAAATATTACGGATATTGCCATGGAGGTGGGATATAACGATTCCACTTATTTTATCCGTGTATTCAAGGAAATTACAGGACAGACTCCCAGTGAGTATAAGAAGAAGCGGTCAGACGGTAAAAAGAAACGATAG
- a CDS encoding sensor histidine kinase, with protein MELLKWRAKRTGDERKEREGTSKRGARNWIKHRGNLVSGLKECYENRPLFQQFATAFIALVFLPILCVTLFSYFNGSRKILQQYEEILLQATTDINDKLVGSMRELDWLTLQIANQEQTKNFVVQSPGNFYEKYKMKQWCDNQLFLKRILTDNKYVGRLSIIGDSGIEYSIYGDEAQEYDKNLYNHKAIIEKAYAYRDNLPADGRFVVFLSRLKENSQTVYLTAARRFPAGDYFSMKGSVIIEIQARMLGQIFSGINVRGGSVCVLNEDKDIIFHTDTKKIGKPGTEYLDMSLLSGTQGSFTVKRDGERVFTTYSADKLSGWISLIELPVGQMEDPIQNVRTILIYMLLIAVPLTLWLGYQFTKAILEPIHQLEWYMDQIGSGEWKKVIGYVPGNEIGTLMKQYNRMVDKIQELIKKVYKAELQQSQDNLEKRKAQLQALQTQINPHFLYNTLGAINTYAMEAEQPEIEQMIGALSSMFRYAVQDVLEPVQLADEVAHVNHYLTIMWYRHRIMPQIIWDVDSCMDQQILRLTIQPILENAFQHGFEGGVSEKDFIRIQARKEDDVIVEIEDSGNGIPEMEEGHIYRLSEVPGVKFGIGLINVNKRIQIVYGEAYGILLFRNVEGGTTIRLALPCLKHKVI; from the coding sequence ATGGAGTTGTTGAAATGGAGAGCCAAGAGGACAGGAGACGAAAGGAAAGAAAGGGAGGGGACAAGCAAACGAGGAGCGAGAAATTGGATTAAGCATAGGGGCAATTTGGTGTCCGGTTTGAAGGAGTGCTATGAAAACCGGCCATTATTTCAACAGTTTGCCACAGCCTTTATCGCACTAGTATTTCTACCTATTCTGTGCGTCACCCTGTTCAGCTATTTTAATGGTTCTAGGAAAATCCTGCAACAGTATGAGGAGATTCTGTTGCAGGCTACCACAGATATCAATGATAAGCTTGTCGGTTCCATGAGAGAGTTAGACTGGCTGACTTTGCAGATTGCGAATCAGGAGCAGACAAAAAACTTTGTAGTTCAATCACCTGGAAACTTTTATGAAAAGTACAAAATGAAGCAATGGTGCGACAACCAGCTTTTTTTAAAACGGATATTGACGGACAATAAGTATGTGGGTAGGCTTAGCATCATCGGTGATAGTGGTATTGAGTACAGTATTTACGGGGATGAAGCTCAGGAGTATGATAAAAATTTATATAACCATAAGGCTATTATAGAAAAGGCTTATGCTTACAGGGACAATCTTCCAGCAGATGGAAGATTTGTTGTTTTTTTGAGCAGACTGAAAGAAAATTCTCAAACTGTTTATCTAACAGCAGCCAGAAGGTTTCCGGCAGGTGACTATTTCAGCATGAAGGGTTCGGTCATTATTGAAATACAGGCGAGAATGCTTGGTCAAATATTCTCTGGAATCAATGTACGTGGAGGTTCTGTCTGTGTGCTCAATGAAGACAAAGATATTATATTCCATACGGACACAAAAAAAATCGGGAAGCCAGGGACAGAGTATCTGGACATGTCACTACTTTCGGGAACTCAGGGCAGTTTCACCGTTAAAAGGGATGGAGAGCGAGTATTTACCACCTACAGTGCAGACAAGTTGAGTGGATGGATTTCTCTCATAGAACTCCCGGTGGGCCAGATGGAAGACCCCATTCAAAATGTTAGAACTATCTTAATATATATGCTTCTCATTGCTGTACCACTGACCCTCTGGCTGGGTTACCAGTTCACTAAGGCAATTTTGGAACCAATCCACCAGTTGGAATGGTATATGGATCAGATTGGCAGCGGAGAATGGAAAAAAGTGATTGGATACGTCCCTGGTAATGAAATTGGTACCTTGATGAAGCAATACAATCGGATGGTGGATAAAATTCAAGAACTGATAAAAAAAGTGTATAAGGCAGAGTTGCAACAGTCTCAGGATAATTTGGAAAAACGTAAGGCCCAGCTTCAGGCACTGCAGACACAAATCAATCCTCATTTTCTTTACAATACTCTGGGTGCAATCAATACTTATGCCATGGAAGCGGAGCAACCTGAAATAGAGCAAATGATCGGTGCACTTAGTAGTATGTTCCGGTATGCGGTGCAGGATGTCTTAGAGCCCGTACAACTGGCGGATGAAGTAGCCCATGTGAATCATTACTTGACCATCATGTGGTACCGTCATCGGATTATGCCTCAGATCATATGGGATGTGGATTCCTGCATGGATCAGCAGATCCTGCGTCTGACAATTCAGCCGATCTTGGAGAATGCGTTTCAGCATGGGTTCGAAGGGGGAGTCAGTGAAAAGGATTTTATCCGGATTCAGGCCAGGAAAGAAGATGATGTTATTGTAGAGATTGAAGACAGCGGAAACGGCATACCGGAAATGGAAGAAGGGCATATCTACCGTTTGTCGGAGGTACCGGGGGTTAAATTTGGAATCGGGCTTATCAATGTGAATAAACGAATCCAGATTGTTTATGGGGAAGCTTATGGAATTCTGTTATTCCGCAATGTAGAGGGAGGAACCACAATACGCTTAGCCTTACCTTGTCTGAAACATAAAGTAATATAG
- a CDS encoding ABC transporter permease, which yields MTDLEKQLSRKEIKGNLKKYRMLYVMVIPGILYFIIFKYVPLFGNVIAFQEYNIFKGISGSKWVGFKNFIMLFQHGDFIPILKNTIIINFYDLLFGFTAPLILALMINDISSSWFRKGVQQIVYLPHFLSWTILGGIVITQLLSPSQGLINIILQKMGMEPVYFMTEVKLARGIVVLSGIWKEIGWGTVVYLAAITSISPSLYEAASLDGAGKFRQMLNITLPSIIPVIITLFLLRIGHFLDFGFERIWVFQNASNTSVLETFDTYIYKAGLLQGRYSYTTAVGLFKSVVGFLLLYGGNIFSKKTTGESLF from the coding sequence ATGACAGACTTGGAAAAACAGCTTTCAAGGAAAGAAATCAAGGGGAATTTGAAAAAATATCGGATGCTGTATGTCATGGTTATTCCGGGAATTTTATATTTTATCATATTTAAGTACGTTCCCCTGTTTGGAAATGTGATTGCTTTTCAGGAATATAATATTTTCAAAGGTATTTCTGGCTCCAAATGGGTAGGTTTTAAAAACTTTATCATGCTGTTTCAACATGGAGATTTCATACCAATTTTGAAGAACACAATTATAATCAATTTTTATGACCTGCTCTTTGGCTTTACAGCACCTCTTATTTTAGCCCTGATGATTAATGATATCTCCAGTTCGTGGTTTAGAAAGGGAGTTCAACAAATTGTCTATCTACCACATTTCCTCTCATGGACCATCTTAGGAGGAATCGTGATCACGCAACTGTTGTCACCTTCCCAGGGGCTTATAAATATCATTCTGCAAAAGATGGGAATGGAACCGGTTTATTTCATGACGGAGGTCAAGTTGGCCAGAGGGATCGTGGTACTTTCAGGTATATGGAAGGAAATTGGATGGGGAACCGTGGTGTATTTGGCAGCTATAACTTCCATCAGCCCTAGCCTATATGAAGCAGCCAGCTTGGATGGAGCAGGAAAATTCCGACAGATGTTGAACATTACACTTCCCAGCATTATACCGGTGATAATCACACTATTTCTACTTCGTATTGGCCATTTCCTGGATTTTGGCTTTGAACGTATCTGGGTGTTCCAAAATGCCTCCAATACTTCTGTGCTAGAGACATTTGATACATATATCTATAAGGCGGGACTTTTACAGGGACGTTACAGCTATACGACGGCAGTTGGGCTTTTTAAATCAGTAGTAGGCTTTCTGCTATTGTACGGAGGTAACATATTCAGCAAGAAAACAACCGGAGAAAGTCTGTTTTAG